One segment of Polypterus senegalus isolate Bchr_013 chromosome 8, ASM1683550v1, whole genome shotgun sequence DNA contains the following:
- the LOC120533549 gene encoding zinc finger protein 502-like — MDVKEETCEAEMNMMEERTANFEEDCEWESVDPRQESLSIKEEDCELGSVSIIIKEECVSPEMQNYSSMKSVKDDDLHYGHQDGAVTGLVSSQSRYYSSLESSINVKYESLQYDTKTIEEISSPRTQEGQSPPKTSSETRIQLHCCSECGKQFLLRRYLERHQRIHTGGKSHCCSECGKTFSCKTHLQNHQIIHTGEKPYACSECGKKFSWKSYLQRHQIVHTGEKPYACSECGKKFSWKSNLQKHQRIHSFLNVENNSLTIVL, encoded by the exons ATGGACGTGAAAGAGGAGACGTGCGAGGCCGAAATGAATATGATGGAGGAGAGGACTGCAAATTTTgaagaggactgtgagtgggagAGTGTCGACCCTAGACAGGAGAGTCTGAGCATTAAGGAAGAGGACTGTGAACTGGGATCAGtgagtattattattaaagaggAGTGTGTCAGCCCTGAGATGCAGAACTATAGCAGTATGAAGAGTGTCAAGGATGATGACCTTCATTATGGACATCAAGATGGAGCAGTGACCGGGTTAGTCTCTTCTCAAAGCAGATACTATTCATCTCTGGAGTCTTCtattaatgtaaaatatgaatcATTACAGTATGACACAAAGACGATTGAAGAAATTTCATCTCCTAGAACTCAGGAAGGTCAGTCACCACCTAAGACATCATCTGAAAcaa GAATCCAActtcactgctgttctgaatgtggcaaacagtttttacTGAGACGGTATCTTGAGCGCCACcagagaattcacacaggagGGAAGtcacattgctgttctgaatgtggcaaaacgTTTTCATGTAAAACCCATCTTCAGAACCACCAAATaattcacacaggggagaagccgtatgcctgttctgaatgtggcaaaaagtTTTCATGGAAAAGCTATCTTCAGAGACACCAAATAGTTCACACAGGTGAGAAGCCGTatgcctgttctgaatgtggcaaaaagtTTTCATGGAAAAGCAATCTTCAGAAACATCAAAGAATTCACTcatttctgaatgtggaaaacaattctcttACCATCGTTCTCTAA